AAAAATAATTCTACATGCTCCCCAGCTTAATCCTGTAGGATCTATAAAACCACTTCTTTCAAGTTCTCCAGTCTGTTTAGGCACAACCACACTTGTTTTTATATCTGATAAGATAGCTTCGGCAGTCATTTCTGTAGCCTGCTTTTTAGCCTGCTCCAATGTTTTTATAGCAGAATTATTGAGTTTAATTTTTACTCTAGCTTTCATTACATCAAATCCAATTCAGTAGAAAAGACTGTACCATCAGGATT
This genomic window from Clostridium pasteurianum DSM 525 = ATCC 6013 contains:
- a CDS encoding minor capsid protein, producing MKARVKIKLNNSAIKTLEQAKKQATEMTAEAILSDIKTSVVVPKQTGELERSGFIDPTGLSWGACRIIFDTPYARRLYWHPEYDFRKDKNPMAQGKWMHAYLYGRKKNYAKDIYKKFLKQLSKGLVK